From the genome of Thermofilaceae archaeon:
GAGGAGGCTGTTCCTTACCACCCTCGCCAGGAAGCCAGCTGAGAGTACGCCGAGCGCGAACCCCGGAAGCCACATCCTCGCGAAGGTGTCCGAAACCACGTTCAACTCACCGCACATCAGTGCACCAAATATCGGGACCTGACCGAGAGCCCAAGCGACGTAGCCGATTACAGGAACACCATCTCTAAACCCTTCCAGCGTGAGAGCGCAGGAGCGCGAGAACATTGGGACGCCGGCCATCAAAGAAGCTCTCACTTGAACGTAGAAGATGAGGATCAGGAAGTAGTAGAGCACGAACCCCGGTATCGAGCTCCCGACGAGTGCGAAGAGCCTCACGAAGAGGTCGATGAAACTGTCGCGCTTAGCGGCTGCTACAATCCCCAGCGGAATACCGATCAGCACCGTGAACGCAAACGCGAATATGGCCAACTCCACCGTTATGGGGAAGCGGTCGGCCACCTGCTTTACCACGAGCTCACCCCTCGTCGGATCCTTCAGCTGCCCCGTTACCAACTGGTAAACTAGGAAGCTGAACTGCTCGTACCACGGCGCATCGAACTTGTACTCCTTCCTCAGCTGCTCCAGCGTTTCAGGGTTGAGCAGCTTTTCCCCGACCCATGCCCTGACGGGATCCGTCGGGATCACGTAGGCTATTAAGTAGGTGATCAGGAGCGCACCGATAACGCTCGGGATGAAGGTGACTGTCCGTCTGATAAGAAAACTGGTTAATCCCATGCTTTACCACCAAAAAAGAAGAATTCGAAAATCACCACGCCACTATCACGGCTTAAATCCATAGAGCTCCTGCCACAGCGTAGCGTTCCAGTAGTACGGGTTGTACTTGAGCAGTATGTAGCTGTCCTCCTTGTAGTCCGCTACGTAGTAAGGTCCTGTTGAAATAGGCTTCGTAGAGAGCAGCTTGAAGACAGCGTCGTCGGTGCCCGGCTTCACGTACCTTGCCCACGCCGAGGGATCTCTCCCGTTGTTCGAGGCAGCCAAGGCTGCGGCGTACTGATCACCCAACGCGTACTGCATCGGGAAGATGGAGCCCACACCTGTCACGAAGATTTGAAGTATCGGTACGTATGGGAATCTCAGCTTGAACCTCACGACACCTGCTGTTGGTCCAGAATACCCGAAGAAGTTGAGAAGGCCCTCCAAACTCGTTATTTCAGCGCTTCTGCCGCGGAAACTCGTCACGAGCCCTTTGCTCTTAGCTATGCTGTCTAGCTCAGCCTCCGTCATGACGCTGGAGGCGTTAACGTCGATAAACTCGTCGATCATCCACTGCGGCCCGCCAGGCAGATTGGCTCTCACAGCCCTCCACACGCTGAACAGGGCATCTACGGCGGTGATCGGGTAGGTCTTGTTGTTCCACGGGTCGTATGCCACCACATTACCCCTGATAACGAAGTAGAGCTCCGTCATGTTCTTGCTGAAGGCCCACGCTACTGCAAGCTCGGGTATTGGCTCTGTGTCCTCCTTCCATAGGGTCACAAGGCGCCCGTAGACGTGCCAGAAGATCTCCCAGCCGAACGACTCGTAGGATTTCGCCGGGTCAAACGTGTCAGGC
Proteins encoded in this window:
- a CDS encoding ABC transporter permease, which gives rise to MGLTSFLIRRTVTFIPSVIGALLITYLIAYVIPTDPVRAWVGEKLLNPETLEQLRKEYKFDAPWYEQFSFLVYQLVTGQLKDPTRGELVVKQVADRFPITVELAIFAFAFTVLIGIPLGIVAAAKRDSFIDLFVRLFALVGSSIPGFVLYYFLILIFYVQVRASLMAGVPMFSRSCALTLEGFRDGVPVIGYVAWALGQVPIFGALMCGELNVVSDTFARMWLPGFALGVLSAGFLARVVRNSLLDALSSDSILFARARGLSDLRVWRHALKNGFAPIVTILGLHFAGLLTGAIIAETVFNIPGVGRYIYQGISRLNFPVIIAGTFLFSLVYIVMNLVVDIVYALVDPRVRY